In Candidatus Methylomirabilota bacterium, the DNA window CACCGAGGGGCTCGGCGCGGTCATCGCCAAGCATTTCGCGCAGTGGCCCATCGACGTGGTGCTGTCGACCGGTCCCGGCGCGCTGATCCTGTCCCACTGCGTGGCCCGCGCCCATCCCTCGCGGCCCACTCTCGCCTACGGCACCAAGGGCGTGAGCGCGGGCAAGCGGCGCGTGACCCTGCCCGTCGAGTTCCAGCGCTTCATCCGCGCGGGCACCAAGGTGCTGATCGTGGAGGACCTGGTCTCCTCGGGCACCACGGTGCGCCTCCTCTCCCAGCTCGTGGAGAGCCTGGGCGGTCAGGTCATCGGCATCGGAGCCCTGTGGCGCCGCACCAAGAAGAGCGAGGTCGGGGGCAAGGAGATCTTCAGCCTGG includes these proteins:
- a CDS encoding phosphoribosyltransferase family protein, which produces MDAEVREKIHLEILKRTGAYHANDHVLLPSGHHTSEYIEKTLVTTEASFTEGLGAVIAKHFAQWPIDVVLSTGPGALILSHCVARAHPSRPTLAYGTKGVSAGKRRVTLPVEFQRFIRAGTKVLIVEDLVSSGTTVRLLSQLVESLGGQVIGIGALWRRTKKSEVGGKEIFSLVSRDFPTYAPDTCPLCKKGVPLNQEYVKRREHRKPSSAHEKA